A genomic stretch from Hydrogenimonas urashimensis includes:
- a CDS encoding DedA family protein — protein MMLQLFAFPIHLLLNHGYTALFIWSITEGEIGLMLAGWLASEHKVFTYSHIIPVAIAGAVIGDLSLFLFGRIFEKRALAWLEKSPGRKAKAQSWLRRWGSAVIVFERFVYGTHIPALLTIGMSGYPFLKFLFFDIIGIVMWAFAFVSIGYYFGDTAINLILLVQKNVMVVLFFILLFAMILYSQNEEETR, from the coding sequence ATGATGCTGCAGCTGTTCGCTTTTCCCATTCATCTGCTTCTAAACCACGGCTATACCGCTCTTTTCATCTGGAGCATCACGGAGGGAGAAATCGGTCTGATGCTGGCAGGTTGGCTTGCATCGGAGCACAAAGTCTTCACATACAGCCATATTATTCCTGTCGCCATTGCAGGCGCAGTCATCGGAGATCTCTCTCTTTTTCTTTTTGGACGTATTTTCGAAAAAAGAGCCTTGGCCTGGCTCGAAAAATCGCCGGGAAGAAAGGCGAAAGCCCAAAGCTGGCTTCGCCGCTGGGGATCCGCGGTTATCGTTTTCGAACGGTTCGTCTACGGCACCCACATTCCGGCACTGCTTACCATCGGAATGTCGGGGTATCCTTTCTTGAAGTTTCTCTTTTTCGACATTATCGGCATCGTCATGTGGGCTTTTGCGTTCGTATCGATCGGGTACTATTTCGGCGATACCGCTATCAATCTGATTCTTCTGGTCCAAAAAAACGTCATGGTGGTACTCTTTTTCATACTCCTCTTTGCCATGATTCTTTATTCTCAAAACGAAGAGGAGACGCGATAA
- a CDS encoding Nramp family divalent metal transporter yields MSLKEKIRADIIKNRQRLEKLGPGLITGGAGDDPAGIVTYTMVGASAGFSQLWLLLLSTPMMIAIQNMVARIAIVTGKSLPEITTAFYSKKLTVVMIFVLAIANILTIGADLNAIAAILHILSGFPTVYFLIPITALIAYLITFGKYRSIKKILITLTVVLGVYILSAVMAKPPLLAILRNTFIPNMEFERAWVIAALALLGTTISPYLLFWQAAEEKEEKKSVVQAYEVDLDTMIGMIWSNLLAYCIIITGAVMLYGTHADIQDVGTLAHTLRPVSDDYAFALFSFGIIVSGLLAIPVLAGSTAYAVADTFGWREGMDYKVSDAKGFYIVFVGALIVGDLVDIIPGITVVDALYYSQVLDGMLIPVLIGIAMMIANNRRIMGEYLPGRWGNLFTLFALLVTLGLTTLMVWQWITS; encoded by the coding sequence TTGAGCCTAAAAGAGAAAATCCGCGCCGACATTATCAAAAATCGGCAGCGACTGGAAAAGCTCGGGCCGGGACTGATAACCGGCGGTGCCGGTGACGATCCGGCCGGAATCGTCACCTATACGATGGTCGGCGCTTCTGCCGGTTTTTCTCAGCTGTGGCTGCTCTTGCTTTCTACCCCCATGATGATCGCCATCCAGAACATGGTCGCCCGTATCGCTATCGTCACAGGTAAGAGCCTTCCTGAAATAACCACTGCATTCTATTCCAAAAAACTGACCGTCGTCATGATCTTCGTTTTGGCAATTGCCAATATCTTGACGATCGGTGCCGACCTCAACGCCATCGCAGCCATTCTTCATATTCTCAGTGGTTTTCCGACCGTCTATTTTCTCATTCCCATCACGGCCCTTATCGCCTATCTCATTACATTCGGCAAATACAGAAGCATCAAAAAAATCCTCATTACCCTAACGGTCGTACTGGGAGTCTATATTCTTTCGGCCGTTATGGCCAAACCACCGCTTTTGGCGATTCTTCGAAACACTTTTATTCCCAACATGGAATTTGAAAGAGCCTGGGTCATTGCGGCGCTGGCCCTGCTGGGTACCACCATATCGCCCTATCTTCTTTTCTGGCAGGCTGCCGAAGAAAAAGAGGAAAAAAAGAGTGTCGTCCAGGCGTATGAAGTCGACTTGGATACGATGATAGGCATGATCTGGTCCAATCTTCTGGCCTATTGCATAATTATCACCGGTGCCGTCATGCTTTACGGTACCCATGCCGATATCCAGGATGTCGGCACATTGGCCCATACCCTCAGACCGGTCTCGGACGACTACGCCTTCGCCCTTTTCTCTTTCGGCATCATCGTTTCCGGTCTTCTGGCCATCCCCGTGCTTGCCGGCTCGACCGCCTATGCCGTCGCCGACACTTTCGGATGGCGCGAAGGAATGGATTACAAAGTCAGTGACGCCAAAGGCTTCTATATCGTCTTTGTCGGGGCGCTCATCGTCGGTGACCTTGTCGACATAATCCCTGGTATCACGGTCGTCGATGCACTCTACTACTCCCAGGTACTCGACGGCATGCTGATTCCCGTTTTGATCGGTATCGCCATGATGATCGCCAACAACCGCAGGATCATGGGCGAATACCTGCCCGGACGGTGGGGCAATCTGTTCACTCTGTTCGCCCTGCTCGTCACACTGGGGCTTACCACTCTCATGGTCTGGCAATGGATCACTTCATGA
- a CDS encoding TrmH family RNA methyltransferase, which produces MKIHHLETLDLPELALYRTLRSNRFDKKGGFVADSPRVVEQLLESGLEFCSLLCTPDYFEKERSRIEAAGVPVVYLAERGLLEKIVGHKIHHNVMAHAIRPDNIALRELPDRIVMLSRLNNMENVGAIARNAAALGVGGYVVPAAGPHPYGRRAIRVSTGHVTRLRIHCYDDAIATMERLRDLGYTLLAAETSANATPLSQYASPPLRWVLILGNEEEGVPSAMLERCDALLRIEMEPDVRSFNVATAGAIVMYRLRYG; this is translated from the coding sequence ATGAAAATCCACCATCTCGAAACCCTCGATCTTCCCGAATTGGCGCTCTATCGAACTCTTCGTAGCAACCGTTTCGACAAAAAAGGGGGATTCGTGGCCGATTCGCCGCGTGTCGTGGAACAATTGCTCGAGAGCGGTCTGGAATTTTGCAGCCTGCTCTGTACGCCGGACTATTTCGAAAAAGAGCGAAGTCGTATCGAGGCAGCTGGGGTGCCCGTGGTCTATCTGGCAGAAAGAGGGCTGCTGGAGAAGATCGTGGGGCACAAAATCCATCACAATGTTATGGCTCATGCCATACGGCCCGACAACATTGCACTGAGGGAACTTCCTGACCGCATCGTCATGCTCTCAAGACTCAACAATATGGAAAATGTCGGTGCCATCGCCCGCAATGCCGCCGCTTTGGGTGTCGGGGGTTATGTCGTCCCAGCCGCCGGCCCCCATCCCTACGGTCGCCGGGCGATCCGGGTGAGTACCGGCCATGTGACCCGGTTGAGAATCCACTGCTACGATGATGCCATCGCAACCATGGAGCGGCTGCGGGATCTGGGATATACGCTCCTGGCCGCTGAGACATCGGCCAACGCGACACCCCTTTCGCAATATGCTTCACCACCCCTTCGATGGGTACTGATACTGGGCAACGAAGAAGAAGGCGTCCCAAGTGCGATGCTCGAGCGGTGCGATGCACTCCTGCGCATCGAGATGGAACCGGATGTCAGAAGCTTCAATGTCGCCACCGCCGGTGCCATCGTGATGTACCGGCTTCGGTACGGCTAA
- a CDS encoding response regulator transcription factor, with translation MKAKFLLLEDDEILSETLVDILESHGFSVTHVMTGEGAVDATFYERFDLLILDVNVPGIDGFSLLESLRDAGVTTPAIFITARTDIASLAHGFDVGVDDYLKKPFDFDELLIRIDALLKKAYHARSDEITVGAFRYLMGRNELYEKNSYIPLPPAQLKLVKLFFQQRGHTVPKEVLLEILAEGDEASEGALRVHIAKLRKIGLPILTVKGIGYRLETA, from the coding sequence ATGAAAGCGAAATTTCTCCTTCTCGAAGATGACGAAATTCTTTCCGAAACATTGGTCGATATACTCGAAAGCCATGGATTTTCCGTTACGCATGTCATGACGGGGGAGGGTGCGGTCGATGCGACGTTCTACGAACGATTCGATCTTTTGATTTTGGATGTCAACGTCCCCGGCATCGACGGTTTTTCACTGCTTGAAAGTCTCAGAGACGCGGGTGTCACGACGCCGGCCATCTTCATCACGGCACGCACCGACATCGCCTCCTTGGCCCATGGATTCGATGTGGGTGTGGACGATTATCTGAAAAAACCCTTCGACTTCGACGAACTGCTCATCCGCATCGACGCTTTGCTTAAAAAGGCGTACCATGCCCGCTCCGACGAGATCACGGTCGGGGCATTCCGGTATTTGATGGGACGAAACGAACTTTACGAAAAAAACTCATACATCCCCCTGCCGCCCGCGCAGCTAAAACTCGTCAAACTCTTTTTCCAACAAAGAGGCCACACCGTCCCGAAAGAGGTTTTGTTGGAGATATTGGCCGAAGGGGACGAAGCGAGCGAAGGGGCGCTGCGGGTACACATCGCGAAATTGCGCAAAATCGGTCTGCCCATTTTGACCGTGAAAGGCATAGGATACCGACTTGAAACGGCATGA
- a CDS encoding APC family permease, whose amino-acid sequence MANQKAFGLWSAVFLGIGSMVGAGIFIVIGQAGAIAGNIVWLSFVFGGIAALLSGYSLAKLALRYPSRGGIVEYLVQGFGEGVFSGAASVLFYFSQLIALAAVAKSFGAYASTFTHANQDPLVVNVFAIGIVTFFTLINLIGASIVAKSENILVFIKVTILVVFAIAALFTVHPEYLSMKEMPPIQNMLFAIGLTFFAYQGFSVITNTIEDMDDPRRTMMRAMMWAIGIVAALYILVSIAVLGNLPLSKVIATKDYALAEAAKPIFGVWGFKIMAATALLATASAINATLYAATEIGYTMAKEGNLPKVYSYNVFHSFEGLIISALLIVPLIVFFNLSEVTTVAALAVLVVQGLTHVGHLFRIKETGANVWVIGFAIVAMFGITALTLYYNSRHDPMIGYYLLGAFALAFAVEVMLRFFTRRVVSRQIVDLFNVKRFYEELEK is encoded by the coding sequence ATGGCAAACCAAAAAGCGTTCGGTCTATGGAGTGCCGTCTTTCTCGGTATCGGTTCGATGGTGGGGGCGGGCATCTTCATCGTCATCGGCCAGGCCGGCGCCATTGCCGGCAATATCGTCTGGCTCTCTTTTGTCTTCGGCGGTATCGCCGCGTTGCTCAGCGGCTATTCGCTGGCGAAGCTGGCTCTTCGCTATCCCTCGCGCGGGGGGATCGTGGAGTATTTGGTCCAGGGTTTCGGCGAGGGAGTCTTTTCGGGCGCGGCCAGTGTCCTTTTTTATTTTTCGCAACTTATCGCCCTGGCGGCGGTGGCGAAATCGTTCGGGGCCTATGCGAGTACCTTCACCCACGCAAATCAGGACCCGCTGGTGGTCAACGTTTTTGCCATCGGCATCGTCACCTTCTTCACCCTCATCAATCTTATCGGTGCCTCCATCGTCGCTAAATCGGAAAACATCCTCGTCTTCATCAAGGTGACGATTCTCGTCGTCTTCGCCATTGCCGCGCTTTTTACGGTCCATCCCGAATATCTCTCGATGAAAGAGATGCCGCCCATTCAGAATATGCTGTTCGCCATCGGGCTCACCTTTTTCGCCTATCAGGGATTCAGCGTCATCACCAATACCATCGAAGATATGGATGACCCGCGGCGCACCATGATGCGTGCGATGATGTGGGCCATCGGCATCGTGGCGGCACTCTACATTCTCGTCTCTATCGCCGTTTTGGGCAATCTGCCCCTTTCCAAAGTCATCGCAACCAAAGATTACGCCCTGGCGGAGGCCGCCAAGCCGATCTTCGGCGTCTGGGGTTTCAAGATCATGGCCGCAACGGCCCTCCTGGCCACCGCTTCGGCCATCAACGCTACCCTCTACGCCGCCACGGAGATCGGCTATACGATGGCCAAAGAGGGGAATCTGCCCAAAGTCTACAGCTACAACGTCTTCCACTCTTTCGAAGGGTTGATCATCAGCGCCCTACTCATCGTTCCTCTGATCGTCTTTTTCAATCTCTCCGAAGTGACGACCGTCGCGGCGCTTGCGGTGCTGGTGGTGCAGGGGTTGACCCATGTGGGACACCTTTTCCGCATCAAGGAGACGGGCGCGAACGTCTGGGTCATTGGCTTTGCCATCGTGGCGATGTTCGGCATTACCGCTTTGACCCTCTACTACAACAGCCGGCACGACCCGATGATCGGCTACTATCTGCTCGGTGCCTTCGCCCTCGCTTTCGCGGTGGAAGTGATGCTGCGTTTTTTTACCAGGCGCGTCGTTTCCCGTCAGATCGTCGATCTGTTCAATGTGAAGCGCTTTTATGAAGAACTCGAGAAGTAG
- a CDS encoding SLC13 family permease, protein MGKRLIRFLIDEWLLLISLAGLAATSLYLKSWPLYTEKEMEPIFLLFALFVVVKGIENSQLLGMIARVLEKRGRIPLLLVVVTFVLSMFVTIDVALVTVLPIVMAMNIREKENLVILVALTAHAGAALTPFGTPQNIFIFSYYELQTIPFIQTIAPFSFGMLLLFAIAALFLKNRPNSGSKRKKRPISQPLALIYGVLLLIVVLCVLRILPTGTALLALVFALFFDRKSLKVDYALLLTFIAFLGLTTNIQAMIGASLEHPMHIFILSSLMSQVISNVPTTLLMEKFTSNWQALLWGTNVGGFGTLVAALANLITYRIYVAGAEAGKSLSFVRKFVGAGFVAFFAGYAIFYLFY, encoded by the coding sequence ATGGGAAAAAGGTTGATACGTTTTTTGATCGACGAATGGCTGCTTCTTATTTCACTAGCCGGTTTGGCAGCTACCTCGCTCTATCTGAAAAGTTGGCCTCTCTATACCGAAAAGGAGATGGAGCCGATCTTTCTTCTCTTCGCCCTCTTCGTCGTCGTCAAGGGGATCGAAAACAGCCAACTTCTCGGTATGATCGCCAGAGTGTTGGAGAAAAGGGGACGCATCCCTCTGCTGTTGGTCGTTGTCACGTTCGTACTCTCCATGTTCGTCACGATCGACGTGGCGCTTGTGACGGTTCTGCCCATCGTCATGGCTATGAATATCCGTGAAAAAGAGAATCTCGTCATCCTCGTCGCGCTGACGGCCCACGCGGGTGCGGCGCTCACCCCTTTCGGAACGCCCCAGAATATCTTCATTTTCAGCTATTACGAACTCCAGACCATACCCTTCATCCAGACCATCGCGCCTTTCTCCTTCGGAATGCTTCTGCTCTTTGCCATAGCGGCCCTCTTCCTCAAAAACCGTCCCAACTCCGGCTCGAAACGTAAAAAGAGGCCCATAAGTCAGCCATTGGCACTGATCTATGGCGTCCTTCTGCTTATCGTCGTACTCTGTGTCCTTCGGATCTTGCCGACCGGCACGGCACTGCTGGCGCTCGTTTTCGCTCTCTTTTTCGACCGAAAAAGCCTGAAAGTCGATTACGCCCTTCTTTTGACTTTCATCGCGTTTTTGGGGCTTACCACCAATATCCAGGCGATGATCGGCGCATCGCTGGAACATCCGATGCATATCTTTATCCTCTCCAGCCTTATGAGCCAGGTCATCAGCAACGTGCCCACGACCCTGCTGATGGAAAAGTTCACGAGCAACTGGCAGGCGCTGCTGTGGGGGACCAACGTCGGCGGTTTCGGTACCCTCGTCGCGGCGTTGGCCAATCTCATCACCTACCGCATCTATGTCGCCGGTGCCGAAGCGGGAAAGAGTCTCTCTTTTGTACGAAAATTCGTCGGGGCGGGGTTTGTCGCTTTCTTCGCGGGGTATGCAATTTTCTATCTTTTCTATTAG